One genomic region from Nostoc sphaeroides encodes:
- a CDS encoding DUF2993 domain-containing protein, with product MPEQNSQTKDATNKIRIITQVLTTALKLWLRAQVSQISDLEVEIKASDRQILSGRIPSVSIFATDAIYQGLLITQIQLIAENIRINIGSVLKGKPLRLLETVPVVGDLIIDEKDLNASLSSNLLSTALSDLLVKVLPTHCSQSQPITWQEIILDHNQIILRGIRVTNSETTPLEICLSSQLLNGHELQLAHIKIKPDQGDVLEDNHEYNLDLGSDVDIQELTLIPGKLVCRGRINVNP from the coding sequence ATGCCAGAGCAAAATTCCCAAACCAAAGATGCTACTAATAAAATACGCATAATTACGCAGGTACTCACAACAGCCCTAAAGCTCTGGTTAAGAGCGCAAGTCAGCCAAATATCGGACTTAGAAGTGGAGATTAAAGCGAGCGATCGCCAAATTCTCTCTGGGCGTATCCCGTCGGTATCTATTTTTGCTACTGATGCAATTTATCAAGGTCTCCTAATTACACAAATTCAATTAATAGCAGAAAATATTCGGATAAATATCGGTTCGGTACTCAAGGGAAAACCGCTACGGCTGTTAGAAACAGTACCAGTAGTTGGCGATTTGATCATAGACGAGAAGGATCTTAATGCTTCTCTCTCATCTAACTTATTATCGACTGCTTTGAGTGATTTACTGGTTAAAGTTTTACCAACACATTGCTCACAGTCACAACCAATAACTTGGCAAGAAATTATCCTTGATCACAACCAAATTATACTGCGAGGTATAAGAGTAACCAATAGTGAAACAACTCCTCTAGAGATTTGTCTAAGCTCACAGTTACTCAATGGGCATGAGTTGCAACTAGCACATATAAAAATCAAGCCTGACCAGGGAGATGTATTAGAGGACAATCATGAGTACAATCTGGATCTTGGCTCAGATGTCGATATCCAAGAACTAACGCTGATCCCAGGCAAGCTAGTGTGTCGTGGGCGGATTAATGTTAATCCTTGA
- a CDS encoding helix-turn-helix domain-containing protein yields MKWLRKKNNLQPSISLEQQRAEKLAEMGAQLWALRQEQGLSLEQMVALTRIPRRLLQAIEEGNLNDLPEPVYIQGLIRQFADALGLNGVEFSGAFPISSAQVNPQGRGNNSPLDQLRPIHLYFLYILLIVCSVNGLSQLLNNAVLEASNSQNQPHPKQKSIVKPEIAQIKESVEVQSVNDTLSAVQQGKAVQIGVTLKASSWIRVVADGKIEFEGTLPEGTHRIWKAQQQLTVKTDNAGGVLMSINQEKAKEMGEPGKEEEVRIAAKPKF; encoded by the coding sequence ATGAAATGGCTAAGAAAGAAGAATAATTTGCAGCCATCAATTTCATTAGAGCAACAACGAGCCGAAAAGTTGGCTGAAATGGGCGCTCAACTTTGGGCATTGCGTCAAGAACAGGGATTATCTCTAGAGCAAATGGTTGCATTAACTAGGATTCCCCGGCGATTATTGCAGGCGATCGAAGAAGGTAATTTAAACGATCTGCCAGAACCAGTCTATATACAGGGTTTAATCAGGCAATTTGCCGACGCACTAGGCTTGAATGGAGTAGAATTTTCTGGCGCTTTTCCGATCAGTTCTGCACAAGTGAACCCTCAAGGTAGGGGGAATAATTCACCCCTCGATCAACTACGTCCGATTCATCTTTACTTTCTTTACATATTGCTAATTGTATGCTCTGTAAATGGCTTATCTCAGTTATTAAATAACGCTGTACTAGAAGCAAGTAATAGTCAAAATCAGCCACACCCAAAACAAAAATCCATTGTTAAACCAGAAATAGCCCAAATAAAAGAGTCAGTGGAGGTTCAATCAGTTAACGATACCCTTAGCGCCGTCCAACAGGGAAAGGCTGTACAAATTGGTGTCACTTTGAAAGCGTCATCTTGGATTCGCGTAGTAGCCGATGGCAAAATCGAGTTTGAGGGTACTCTCCCAGAGGGAACTCACCGGATTTGGAAAGCCCAACAGCAACTCACAGTGAAAACTGATAATGCTGGTGGCGTGTTAATGAGCATCAATCAAGAAAAAGCCAAGGAAATGGGAGAACCGGGGAAAGAGGAAGAAGTTAGAATTGCTGCAAAACCTAAGTTTTGA
- a CDS encoding pseudouridine synthase, translating into MEARLQKILAQWGIASRREAEEMIRNSRVQINGVLAHLGQKVDPEKDAIAIDGKPVSKKQRPALIYLLLHKPAGVVSTCYDPQRRPTVLDLLPKELREGTGIHPVGRLDADSTGALILTNDGNLTFGLTHPRHSISKTYRVLVEGHPPETVLKMWRQGVILEGRKTRPAKVQLIEHRAEQSFLEIVLQEGRNRQIRRIAQQLGYPVIKLHRTAIGPIQLQTPKEPFLSEGKYRSLKDHEIHFLQDQITQPNY; encoded by the coding sequence ATGGAGGCACGGTTACAAAAAATTCTCGCTCAATGGGGTATCGCCTCACGTCGTGAAGCCGAAGAAATGATTAGGAACTCACGGGTGCAGATCAATGGGGTATTAGCACATTTAGGCCAAAAAGTTGATCCCGAAAAAGATGCGATCGCAATTGATGGTAAGCCTGTATCTAAAAAGCAGCGTCCGGCTTTAATATATTTATTGCTGCACAAACCAGCTGGTGTGGTTTCGACTTGCTACGACCCTCAGCGCCGACCAACAGTCCTGGATCTACTACCGAAAGAATTACGGGAGGGTACAGGTATTCATCCAGTTGGGCGTTTAGATGCAGATTCTACAGGAGCATTAATCCTGACCAATGACGGAAATCTGACATTTGGACTAACCCATCCCCGCCACAGTATTTCCAAGACATATCGTGTTTTGGTAGAAGGACACCCTCCAGAAACAGTACTGAAAATGTGGCGTCAGGGTGTGATATTGGAAGGTAGAAAAACCAGACCAGCTAAGGTACAGCTAATAGAACATCGTGCCGAACAAAGCTTTTTAGAAATAGTGTTGCAGGAGGGCAGAAATCGCCAAATTCGCCGAATAGCTCAACAATTAGGATACCCAGTAATCAAGCTGCATCGGACTGCTATCGGCCCAATTCAATTACAAACTCCAAAAGAACCTTTTTTGTCAGAGGGTAAATATCGTTCCCTCAAAGATCATGAAATTCACTTTTTGCAAGATCAGATAACACAACCTAATTATTGA